A genome region from Nicotiana tabacum cultivar K326 chromosome 13, ASM71507v2, whole genome shotgun sequence includes the following:
- the LOC142167999 gene encoding putative late blight resistance protein homolog R1B-8: MEVYVDELISSSLVIVPNERGAYPSSQIHDLVHDFCFRKARKEKLFDFISSSAPSSSSSDLMPRAMTIHYDQHFLHSDENFVLFNAEKENPYVKHILSLKVYMNDDGEYGKRYYLSSNCHLRHLRLLKRLELRQIILTDSLLNEIGMLVYLRYLNIRMEAQALPPSFSNLLNLETLLVDNRGSNMVLSPSIWSLAKLQHVDIYTCSFFDLYTDEPTVLEEDSKLENLRILHSLNHSYSNEDIFKRFPNIRSLKFNIREPWDCSSERMSFPRLDLLNELEEVYAQLHCSPFSKHAPEDQYCDFHFPLSLKELELTNFNLTSDSLLKIARLPNLQDLCL; this comes from the coding sequence AtggaggtttatgtggatgagtTAATTTCCAGTAGCTTGGTAATAGTTCCCAATGAGAGAGGTGCATATCCGAGTAGTCAAATTCACGATCTTGTTCATGATTTTTGTTTTAGAAAAGCTAGAAAGGAAAAGTTGTTTGACTTCATAAGTTCAAGCGctccgtcttcttcttcttcggatcTAATGCCACGTGCAATGACCATTCATTATGATCAACATTTCCTTCATTCGGATGAAAATTTTGTCCTGTTTAATGCAGAAAAGGAAAATCCTTATGTTAAACACATCCTCTCTTTGAAGGTATACATGAATGATGATGGCGAGTATGGGAAGCGCTATTATCTTTCCTCCAACTGTCACCTAAGACACTTGAGGCTTCTTAAAAGGTTGGAGCTGCGCCAAATAATTTTGACGGATTCTTTGCTGAATGAAATAGGAATGCTTGTTTATTTGAGGTACTTAAACATTCGAATGGAGGCACAAGCTCTCCCTCCATCATTTTCAAACCTCTTGAATCTAGAAACTCTGTTGGTGGATAACCGGGGATCAAACATGGTACTATCACCTAGCATTTGGAGTCTTGCAAAGCTGCAACATGTGGACATCTATACTTGTTCTTTCTTTGATTTGTACACTGATGAACCAACAGTTTTAGAAGAGGACTCAAAGTTAGAGAATTTAAGAATATTACATTCGCTCAACCATTCCTATTCGAATGAGGATATTTTCAAAAGGTTTCCTAATATTCGAAGCCTTAAATTCAACATCAGAGAACCATGGGATTGTTCATCAGAGCGGATGTCTTTTCCAAGATTGGATCTCCTTAATGAACTTGAAGAAGTTTATGCACAGCTTCATTGCTCTCCGTTTAGTAAACATGCACCAGAAGATCAGTACTGTGACTTTCACTTCCCTTTGAGCTTGAAAGAACTAGAGTTGACAAACTTTAATCTGACATCCGATTCACTGTTAAAAATCGCGAGATTACCCAACCTTCAAGACTTGTGTCTATGA